One window of Medicago truncatula cultivar Jemalong A17 chromosome 2, MtrunA17r5.0-ANR, whole genome shotgun sequence genomic DNA carries:
- the LOC11436839 gene encoding mediator of RNA polymerase II transcription subunit 15a, with product MVTNNWRPNQGAEPNMDTSDWRGQLQPESRQRIVNKIMDTLKRHLPVSGQEGLHELWKIAQRFEEKIYTAATSQSDYLRKISLKMLTMETKSQGTIANNIPPNQVGPSNQPPYPDSLDSVAQTGQPNGGDWQEEIYQNIKAMKESYLPKLSEMIQKIATKLQQHDSLPQQPKSDELEMLKEFKMVLERLITFLQVSKSNISPCLKEKLGSCEKQIINCINTYRPNKMSSLDSTAKTGKPSGGDWQEEVYQKIKVMKESYLPELNEMYQKIATKLQQHDSLPHQPKSDQLEKLKVFKLMLERLITFLQVSKSNISPSLKEKLGSYEKQIINFINTNRPREMSSLQPGQLPPPHTHSMSQTQPQVTQRQQLHQMNDVNDMKMRQVIGVKPGVFEQHIGNALAPSSGKSTVTEELMDRLVKAVSSLTPAALSAAVSDTSSVISMIDRIAASAPGNGSIVSVGEDLVAMTNCHLQDRNFLPQDGVNGSRKMKRCINATPFDVVSSAGCVNDSIKQLNAIEASDLEPIATSIIKRPKIEF from the exons TCAAGAAGGATTGCATGAACTTTGGAAGATTGCCCAAAGGTTTGAAGAGAAGATTTATACTGCTGCAACAAGCCAG TCTGATTATCTACGGAAAATATCTTTGAAGATGCTTACGATGGAGACTAAATCCCAGGGCACTATTGCCAACAATATACCGCCGAATCAAGTTGGCCCTAGCAATCAACCTCCTTATCCAG ATTCTCTGGATTCAGTAGCACAGACCGGACAACCAAATGGTGGTGATTGGCAAGAAGAAATATATCAAAAT ATCAAAGCTATGAAAGAGAGCTACTTGCCAAAGCTTAGTGAGATGATTCAGAAAATTGCAACGAAACTTCAGCAG CATGATTCTCTTCCCCAGCAGCCAAAGTCGGATGAGCTTGAAATgcttaaagaatttaaaatggTGTTGGAACGTCTGATAACATTCCTCCAGGTTTCCAAGAGCAACATCTCACCTTGTTTAAAGGAGAAACTGGGTTCATGTGAGAAGCAGATTATAAATTGCATAAATACATATAGACCTAACAAAATGTCTTCTCTGGATTCAACTGCAAAGACTGGAAAGCCAAGTGGGGGTGATTGGCAAGAAGAAGTATATCAAAAG ATCAAAGTTATGAAAGAGAGCTACTTGCCGGAGCTCAATGAGATGTATCAGAAAATAGCAACGAAACTTCAGCAG CATGATTCTCTTCCCCACCAGCCAAAGTCGGATCAGCTTGAAAAGCTTAAGGTATTTAAACTGATGTTGGAGCGTCTTATAACATTCCTCCAGGTTTCCAAGAGCAACATCTCACCTAGTTTGAAAGAGAAACTGGGTTCATATGAGAAGCAGAttataaatttcataaatacAAATAGACCTAGGGAAATGTCATCACTGCAGCCAGGGCAGCTTCCCCCACCTCACACGCACTCCATGTCACAAACGCAGCCCCAAGTTACTCAAAGGCAACAACTTCACCAAATGAATGATGTAAATGACATGAAGATGAGGCAAGTAATTGGTGTTAAGCCAGGGGTTTTTGAGCAACATATTGGTAATGCATTAGCGCCCTCGTCAGGAAAGTCAACTGTTACTGAGGAGCTTATGGACCGCCTAGTTAAAGCG GTGAGTTCATTGACCCCTGCGGCTTTAAGTGCAGCTGTCAGCGATACTAGTTCAGTTATCAGCATGATTGATAGGATAGCAGCGTCGGCTCCAGGCAATGGATCCATAGTTTCCGTTGGTGAAGATTTGGTTGCCATGACTAATTGTCACCTTCAGGATAGAAATTTCCTACCCCAAGATGGTGTGAATGGATCCAGGAAGATGAAACGTTGCATCAATGCTACACCCTTTGATGTTGTATCATCCGCTGGTTGTGTGAATGATAGTATCAAGCAGTTAAATGCTATAGAGGCTTCTGATTTGGAGCCAATTGCAACATCCATTATCAAAAGGCCAAAGATTGAG TTTTGA